One Deinococcus grandis DNA window includes the following coding sequences:
- the mraZ gene encoding division/cell wall cluster transcriptional repressor MraZ encodes MPFGEYPYTIDDKGRVVMPPAFRDFVEDGMILTRGMEGCLYVFPLSSWKRVEEQLEGLPLTDAESRAFVRFFYSGANKARLDNQSRVSVPQTLRAFAGLDSEVIVAGAPGRLELWNPARWEAAITAVQDNPPKPDLLTNFVA; translated from the coding sequence TTGCCGTTTGGAGAGTACCCGTACACCATCGACGACAAGGGCCGCGTGGTCATGCCACCCGCGTTCCGTGACTTCGTGGAGGACGGCATGATCCTGACGCGCGGCATGGAGGGCTGCCTGTACGTGTTTCCGCTGTCCAGCTGGAAGCGCGTGGAGGAGCAGCTCGAGGGCCTGCCGCTCACGGACGCCGAGTCGCGCGCGTTCGTGCGGTTCTTCTATTCCGGCGCGAACAAGGCGCGGCTGGACAACCAGAGCCGCGTGTCCGTCCCGCAGACGCTGCGGGCCTTCGCGGGCCTGGACAGCGAGGTGATCGTGGCCGGAGCGCCCGGTCGCCTTGAACTGTGGAACCCGGCCCGCTGGGAAGCGGCGATCACGGCTGTGCAGGACAACCCCCCCAAACCTGACCTTCTCACGAACTTCGTGGCGTGA
- a CDS encoding DUF423 domain-containing protein has product MTPTRTLRSGAILAALAVALGAFAAHGLKPRLDAAMLANFETGARYQMYAALALLALGTQTGQRRAPGFLLAGAVIFSGSLYVLALTGVKVLGAVTPIGGALMIAGFVLAALDVKKGV; this is encoded by the coding sequence ATGACCCCCACCCGCACCCTGAGAAGCGGCGCGATCCTGGCCGCGCTAGCCGTCGCGCTGGGCGCCTTCGCCGCGCACGGCCTGAAACCCCGCCTGGACGCCGCAATGCTCGCCAACTTCGAGACCGGCGCCCGCTACCAGATGTACGCCGCGCTGGCCCTGCTCGCGCTGGGCACCCAGACGGGCCAGCGCCGCGCGCCCGGCTTCCTGCTCGCCGGGGCCGTGATCTTCAGCGGCAGCCTGTACGTGCTGGCCCTGACCGGCGTGAAGGTGCTCGGCGCGGTCACACCCATCGGCGGTGCGCTGATGATCGCCGGGTTCGTCCTGGCGGCGCTGGACGTGAAGAAGGGGGTGTAG
- a CDS encoding pseudouridine synthase: protein MTPERLQKRLARAGVASRRAAEEMITAGRITVNGEVAVLGRTVTDADDIRLDGQLIETESVPKVTYMLYKPRGYVTTARDEYGRRNVLDAMPRIPGLHPVGRLDRDSEGLLLLTTDGDLTLTMTHPRFGHEKAYRAWTDGPEEPTQEDLDALTDGSLKLEDGPARALQASPARGGAFVTLGEGRNRQVRRMLEDIGHPVTRLLRYRVGGLWLGNMEVGEYQQLDERDLQDLLHPEKVPAAIWDRQWERIQKRWG, encoded by the coding sequence ATGACCCCCGAACGCCTCCAGAAACGCCTCGCCCGCGCGGGGGTCGCGTCACGCCGCGCCGCCGAGGAGATGATCACGGCCGGGCGGATCACTGTGAACGGCGAGGTCGCCGTGCTGGGCCGCACCGTCACCGACGCGGACGACATCCGCCTGGACGGCCAGCTGATCGAGACCGAGAGCGTTCCCAAGGTCACGTACATGCTGTACAAACCGCGCGGGTACGTCACGACCGCCCGCGACGAGTATGGCCGCCGCAACGTCCTGGACGCCATGCCGCGCATCCCGGGCCTGCACCCGGTCGGTCGCCTGGACCGCGACTCGGAAGGGCTGTTGCTCCTGACGACCGACGGTGACCTGACGCTGACCATGACCCACCCCCGCTTCGGGCACGAGAAGGCCTACCGCGCCTGGACGGACGGCCCCGAGGAGCCCACCCAGGAGGACCTGGACGCCCTGACGGACGGCAGCCTGAAGTTGGAGGACGGACCGGCCCGGGCGCTCCAGGCCAGCCCGGCGCGGGGCGGGGCGTTCGTGACGCTCGGCGAGGGCCGCAACCGGCAGGTGCGCCGCATGCTCGAGGACATCGGCCACCCGGTGACGCGCCTGTTGCGCTACCGCGTGGGCGGCCTGTGGCTGGGCAACATGGAGGTCGGCGAGTACCAGCAGCTCGACGAGCGGGACCTGCAGGACCTCCTGCACCCGGAGAAGGTCCCGGCGGCCATCTGGGACCGCCAGTGGGAACGCATCCAGAAACGCTGGGGGTAA
- the truB gene encoding tRNA pseudouridine(55) synthase TruB, translated as MPVIAVDKPLNLTSHDVVNRARRARGTKRVGHTGTLDPLATGVLVLCVDDSTKVVQFMEADSKEYLAWISLGAGTPTLDAEGPVEEVAEVPMLDAARVQELLNTFTGPQAQVPPQYSAIQVGGQRAYAVARAGGALDLPARNVVIHSLDLLGVYLSVDAAPRTFDPQDWTPTDPSSAETGHTFTLPPALGEYPTLLVRASVGSGTYLRSLARDVGAALGVPAHLGGLVRTRVGRYDLRDAVTVDDLPGATGIPDLAALDFPVIQADERLARELRQGKRPAHTAQGRHVVTLGGDLVAVVDGNGEQLKVVRAWA; from the coding sequence ATGCCCGTGATTGCCGTGGACAAGCCGCTGAACCTCACCTCGCACGATGTTGTGAACCGCGCGAGGCGGGCGCGCGGCACCAAACGCGTCGGGCACACCGGGACGCTGGACCCGCTGGCGACCGGGGTGCTGGTGCTGTGCGTGGACGACAGCACGAAGGTCGTGCAGTTCATGGAGGCCGACAGCAAGGAGTACCTCGCGTGGATCAGCCTGGGGGCCGGTACGCCCACCCTGGACGCCGAGGGGCCGGTCGAGGAGGTCGCGGAAGTGCCCATGCTGGACGCCGCGCGCGTGCAGGAGCTCCTGAATACGTTCACCGGACCGCAGGCGCAGGTGCCGCCGCAGTACAGCGCGATTCAGGTGGGCGGCCAGCGGGCCTACGCGGTGGCCCGCGCCGGGGGCGCGCTGGACCTGCCCGCGCGGAACGTGGTGATCCACTCGCTGGACCTGCTGGGCGTGTACCTCAGCGTGGACGCCGCGCCGCGCACCTTCGACCCGCAGGACTGGACCCCCACCGACCCCAGTTCTGCGGAGACCGGTCACACCTTCACGCTGCCACCCGCGCTGGGCGAGTACCCCACCCTGCTCGTCCGGGCCAGCGTGGGCAGCGGCACGTACCTGCGCTCCCTCGCCCGCGACGTGGGCGCCGCGCTGGGCGTGCCCGCGCACCTGGGCGGCCTGGTCCGCACCCGCGTGGGCCGCTACGACCTCCGTGACGCCGTGACCGTGGACGACCTGCCCGGCGCGACCGGCATTCCCGACCTCGCCGCACTGGACTTCCCGGTCATCCAGGCCGACGAACGCCTCGCCCGCGAACTCCGCCAGGGCAAACGCCCGGCCCACACCGCGCAGGGCCGCCACGTCGTCACCCTGGGCGGCGACCTCGTGGCGGTCGTGGACGGCAACGGCGAACAGCTGAAAGTCGTGCGCGCCTGGGCTTGA
- the gatA gene encoding Asp-tRNA(Asn)/Glu-tRNA(Gln) amidotransferase subunit GatA, producing the protein MAFTSAATQARRVQARDLSPQDLTGQALARIEAARELNAVVSVNPNAQAQAQAVQARLDAGETLPLAGVPVIVKDNINVTGTETTCGSRILRGYVSPYDATAAARLTRAGAVIVAKANMDEFAMGSSTESSAHGPTLNPWDTGRVPGGSSGGSAVAVAANLVDVSLGSDTGGSVRQPAAFTGVYGLKPTYGRVSRSGLVAYASSLDQIGPFARSADDLALVMNVIAGHDPLDATSLHAPPAFAAGTPDDLRGLRVGVITESLAGNTAGVDATLNATLDALRDAGATVSEVSLPELRYAIAAYYLIAMPEASSNLARFDGMVYGQRAQGGDLTEAMTLTREQGFGPEVQRRILIGTYALSSGYYDAYYSKAMKVRRLIADRFTQAFGQFDVLVTPTSPFPAFRRGEKTSDPLAMYAADVDTVAINLAGLPALSVPAGFDTAEGVRLPVGIQFIAPPLQDERLVRIAGGLEGIGIAQPQVAPGY; encoded by the coding sequence ATGGCCTTCACCTCCGCCGCAACTCAGGCGCGCCGCGTTCAGGCGCGTGACCTCTCCCCGCAGGACCTGACCGGTCAGGCCCTGGCCCGCATCGAGGCGGCCCGCGAGCTGAATGCCGTCGTGAGCGTCAATCCGAACGCGCAGGCGCAGGCCCAGGCGGTGCAGGCGCGCCTGGACGCCGGGGAGACCCTGCCGCTGGCGGGCGTGCCGGTGATCGTGAAGGACAACATCAACGTGACGGGCACCGAGACGACCTGCGGCAGCCGCATCCTGCGCGGGTACGTCAGCCCCTACGACGCGACCGCCGCCGCGCGCCTGACCCGGGCGGGCGCCGTCATCGTCGCCAAGGCGAACATGGACGAGTTCGCGATGGGCAGCTCCACCGAGAGCAGCGCGCACGGCCCCACCCTGAACCCCTGGGACACGGGGCGCGTGCCGGGCGGCAGCAGCGGCGGCAGCGCGGTGGCGGTCGCCGCGAACCTCGTGGACGTCAGCCTGGGCAGCGACACGGGCGGCAGCGTCCGGCAGCCCGCCGCGTTCACCGGCGTGTACGGCCTGAAACCCACCTACGGCCGCGTGAGCCGCTCGGGGCTGGTCGCGTACGCCAGCAGCCTCGACCAGATCGGGCCGTTCGCCCGCAGCGCCGATGATCTCGCGCTCGTCATGAACGTCATCGCGGGGCACGACCCCCTGGACGCCACCAGCCTGCACGCGCCGCCTGCCTTCGCCGCCGGGACGCCAGACGACCTGCGCGGCCTGCGGGTGGGCGTGATCACCGAGAGCCTCGCGGGGAACACGGCGGGCGTGGACGCCACCCTGAACGCCACGCTGGATGCCCTGCGAGACGCGGGCGCGACCGTCAGCGAGGTCAGCCTGCCCGAACTGCGGTACGCCATCGCCGCGTACTACCTGATCGCCATGCCCGAGGCGAGCAGCAACCTCGCCCGCTTCGACGGCATGGTGTACGGCCAGCGCGCCCAGGGGGGCGACCTGACCGAGGCGATGACCCTCACGCGCGAGCAGGGCTTCGGGCCGGAGGTGCAGCGCCGCATCCTGATCGGCACGTACGCCCTGAGCAGCGGGTACTACGACGCGTACTACAGCAAGGCCATGAAGGTCCGCCGCCTGATCGCCGACCGCTTCACGCAGGCCTTCGGGCAGTTCGATGTCCTCGTCACGCCCACCAGTCCCTTCCCCGCCTTCCGGCGCGGCGAGAAGACCAGCGATCCCCTGGCCATGTACGCCGCCGACGTGGACACCGTCGCCATCAACCTCGCGGGCCTGCCCGCCCTGAGCGTCCCCGCCGGATTCGACACCGCGGAGGGCGTGCGACTCCCAGTCGGCATCCAGTTCATCGCGCCGCCCCTCCAGGACGAACGCCTCGTCCGGATCGCGGGCGGCCTGGAAGGCATCGGCATCGCGCAGCCGCAGGTGGCACCGGGGTACTGA
- a CDS encoding DUF4388 domain-containing protein, protein MTKSTASLETFDFLELLYLLSEQGRSGALYVFRPDGRFEAWLEGGRVRHLQLAEDVGVAALVRLMRDPIGRFHFDEGVTHPDPRLNASLDEVTLEALEALPVQDLPFDGPARLTSPDRVRRMRWSMKELDVLKMIDAQKPVRDLVEDPDVKRMLLKLFRIGLLVPRRSRTARLVVTVTRQVRDVVLVDELIFRRWKEDIVRHPQFVAVRGESGKVFSLPVRVGSNITTQLMIPPELLMRTSLRAGESVLVKPV, encoded by the coding sequence ATGACCAAGTCCACCGCCAGCCTCGAAACCTTTGACTTTCTGGAACTGCTCTACCTGCTCTCGGAGCAGGGGCGCAGCGGGGCGCTGTACGTGTTCCGCCCGGACGGCCGCTTCGAGGCGTGGCTGGAGGGCGGGCGGGTCCGGCACCTGCAGCTCGCGGAGGATGTCGGGGTCGCGGCGCTCGTGCGGCTGATGCGCGACCCGATCGGGCGGTTCCACTTCGACGAGGGGGTCACGCATCCGGACCCGCGTCTGAACGCCTCGCTGGACGAGGTGACGCTGGAGGCGCTCGAGGCGCTGCCCGTGCAGGACCTGCCGTTCGACGGCCCGGCGCGGCTCACCTCCCCGGACCGGGTGAGGCGCATGCGCTGGAGCATGAAGGAACTGGACGTCCTGAAGATGATCGACGCGCAGAAACCCGTCCGGGACCTCGTGGAGGACCCGGACGTGAAGCGCATGCTGCTGAAACTGTTCCGGATCGGCCTGCTCGTGCCGCGGCGGTCGCGCACGGCGCGGCTGGTCGTGACGGTCACGCGGCAGGTGCGGGACGTGGTGCTCGTGGATGAACTGATCTTCCGCCGCTGGAAGGAGGACATCGTGCGGCACCCGCAGTTCGTGGCGGTCCGGGGCGAGTCGGGCAAGGTGTTCTCCCTGCCGGTGCGGGTCGGGTCGAACATCACGACGCAGCTGATGATCCCGCCGGAACTCCTCATGCGCACGTCGCTGCGCGCGGGTGAGTCGGTGCTCGTCAAGCCCGTCTGA
- the scpB gene encoding SMC-Scp complex subunit ScpB, which yields MTPPGRSALTGPSRQALLGAALLAAGRPVTLRELALVLGVPEDAALREVKAFTAQVASADLGFVVEAVAGGYRLVVPPATAPHLSPLLSPPPLPALSSAALEVLAVIAYRQPVTRAEIEAMRGGSASTVVTLQERELVKVVGRSDAVGQPLLYGTTERFLLEFGLTSLAELPPLESGNFAHLLRS from the coding sequence GTGACCCCTCCTGGCCGGTCGGCGCTGACCGGGCCCAGCCGTCAGGCGCTGCTGGGCGCGGCGCTGCTCGCGGCGGGGCGGCCGGTCACGCTGCGGGAGCTGGCGCTGGTGCTGGGCGTCCCGGAGGACGCGGCGCTGCGCGAGGTGAAGGCGTTCACGGCGCAGGTGGCGTCGGCGGATCTGGGGTTCGTGGTCGAGGCGGTCGCGGGGGGGTACCGGCTGGTGGTGCCGCCCGCGACCGCGCCGCACCTGTCGCCGCTGCTGTCGCCGCCGCCCCTGCCTGCGCTGAGCAGCGCGGCGCTGGAGGTGCTGGCGGTGATCGCGTACCGGCAGCCCGTGACCCGCGCGGAGATCGAGGCGATGCGCGGCGGGAGTGCGAGCACGGTCGTGACGTTGCAGGAACGGGAGCTCGTGAAGGTGGTGGGCCGTTCGGACGCGGTGGGGCAGCCGCTGCTGTACGGCACGACCGAGCGGTTCCTGCTGGAGTTCGGGTTGACGTCACTCGCGGAGTTGCCGCCGCTGGAAAGTGGGAATTTCGCTCACCTGCTGCGCAGCTGA
- a CDS encoding L-threonylcarbamoyladenylate synthase, which produces MNSLDRLMELGAGVPWAALLDDAARVLARGGVVAYPSETVWGLAALPDAAEALFVAKGRDGGKPVQASFVSLAFARAFVQPDAAFDVLASFLPGPLTLVTGAAAGCPASLAPGGQVGVRVPDHPVALALLERAGGVLATTSCNPSGQVAALTEAQARAMGLADLVLPDAGVRALGLPSTVLDVPGRRVVREGAVPSAALLAALSGGA; this is translated from the coding sequence ATGAACAGCTTGGACAGACTGATGGAACTGGGGGCGGGCGTGCCGTGGGCCGCGCTGCTGGACGATGCGGCGCGCGTGCTGGCGCGGGGTGGGGTCGTGGCGTACCCGAGTGAGACGGTGTGGGGCCTGGCGGCGCTGCCGGACGCGGCGGAGGCGCTGTTCGTGGCGAAGGGGCGTGACGGGGGGAAGCCGGTGCAGGCGTCGTTCGTGAGTCTGGCGTTCGCTCGGGCGTTCGTGCAGCCGGACGCGGCGTTCGATGTGCTGGCGTCGTTCCTGCCCGGGCCGCTCACGCTGGTGACGGGGGCGGCGGCGGGGTGCCCGGCGTCGCTGGCGCCGGGGGGGCAGGTGGGCGTGCGGGTGCCGGATCATCCGGTGGCGCTGGCCCTGCTGGAGCGGGCCGGCGGGGTGCTGGCGACGACCAGCTGCAACCCGAGCGGGCAGGTGGCCGCGCTGACGGAGGCGCAGGCGCGGGCCATGGGTCTGGCGGATCTGGTGCTGCCGGACGCCGGGGTGAGGGCGCTGGGTCTGCCGAGCACCGTGCTGGACGTGCCGGGGCGGCGGGTGGTGCGGGAGGGGGCGGTGCCGTCGGCGGCGCTGCTCGCGGCGCTGTCCGGTGGGGCGTGA
- a CDS encoding type II secretion system F family protein, with the protein MPVFEYRVRDRSGKVLKSQMEAETANQVRDALRSKGLMIVEIKAPKSGLNADVKIPFLDNRPPSLKQVAIFSKQLATLINAGVPLVQSLAILQKQIDHKGFQGVVKEMRGEIEAGTPLSDALAKHPKIFNRLYLNLVRAGETSGTLDSVLERIAAFQEKELALRGKIKSALTYPAVVLAFAVLITYFLLTTIVPQFAGILSQLNAPLPFITKMLMAVSDFLKNQILIMVGIIIAVTFLYRWYYNTPKGRVIIDDIKLRVPILGNLIQKSAIASFSRTFGLLISSGVNIIESLEITKGTANNAIVEESIENAKNVVMVGEQMSSSLATSKVFPPMVVSMISIGEETGSLDDMLVKVGDFYDREVDEAVDSMTAAIEPLMIVFLGGIVGTIVAGMFLPMFAIIGQLSQ; encoded by the coding sequence ATGCCCGTCTTCGAATACCGCGTGCGTGACCGCTCCGGCAAGGTGCTGAAATCCCAGATGGAAGCCGAGACGGCCAACCAGGTCCGCGACGCCCTGCGCTCCAAAGGCCTGATGATCGTCGAGATCAAGGCCCCCAAGAGCGGCCTGAACGCCGACGTCAAGATTCCCTTCCTCGACAACCGCCCCCCCAGCCTGAAACAGGTCGCGATCTTCAGCAAGCAGCTCGCCACGCTGATCAACGCCGGGGTGCCCCTCGTGCAGTCCCTGGCGATCCTCCAGAAACAGATCGACCACAAGGGTTTCCAGGGGGTCGTCAAGGAAATGCGCGGCGAGATCGAGGCAGGCACGCCGCTCAGCGACGCGCTGGCCAAACACCCCAAGATCTTCAACCGGCTGTATCTCAACCTCGTCCGGGCCGGTGAGACCAGCGGCACATTGGATTCCGTTCTCGAACGTATTGCAGCTTTCCAGGAAAAAGAACTCGCTCTGCGAGGCAAGATCAAGAGCGCCCTGACCTACCCTGCTGTCGTGCTTGCATTTGCCGTGCTCATCACTTATTTCCTATTGACGACCATCGTCCCTCAGTTTGCCGGCATTCTTTCTCAGCTGAATGCGCCGCTCCCCTTCATCACAAAGATGTTGATGGCCGTTTCAGATTTCCTAAAAAACCAAATCCTAATTATGGTAGGTATCATCATTGCGGTAACTTTTCTGTACCGCTGGTATTACAACACACCCAAAGGCCGCGTCATTATTGATGACATCAAACTGCGGGTCCCGATCCTCGGTAACCTGATCCAGAAGAGTGCCATTGCTTCCTTCTCACGCACGTTCGGCCTGCTCATCAGCAGCGGCGTCAACATCATCGAGAGTCTCGAGATCACCAAGGGCACCGCGAACAACGCCATCGTCGAGGAGAGCATCGAGAATGCCAAGAACGTCGTCATGGTCGGTGAGCAGATGAGCAGCAGCCTCGCCACCAGCAAGGTCTTCCCCCCGATGGTCGTCAGCATGATCTCCATCGGTGAAGAGACCGGATCGCTGGACGACATGCTGGTCAAGGTCGGGGACTTCTACGACCGCGAGGTTGACGAGGCAGTGGACAGCATGACCGCTGCGATTGAACCCCTGATGATCGTCTTCCTGGGGGGGATCGTCGGGACGATCGTGGCAGGTATGTTCCTGCCGATGTTCGCCATCATCGGCCAGCTCAGCCAGTAA
- a CDS encoding S8 family peptidase translates to MSGAVSGPALSTLGVTGQEVVPGVTVVTTLPGAEASVAGRLQAQGAVIQPDYLYVPLAVPNDPGVPGNGGVTVGGARYEQTYLTRVNAPQAWTFLQSCGKTPVAARTAVLDSLVNAAHPDLQGRLAAGRSYLAGGPSDDGGHGTATTGLIAATTNNAQGMAGLTWTGTVTPLEVIGASGASTSTVAQAVRDAVSGGALVINMSLGIAVTGTTDPDPVLSKALSDAAKSAVLVASAGNTAGDGLYYPASHPDVIAVGAAGSGDALACYSARPLTGQTTQAAQFMIAPGGAGNCAGATNATQLLVLNHSGGYTLQAGTSFAAPLVSGAAALMRAANPALSAQETKARLLTSARLTADGLRFLDVNAAVRSATR, encoded by the coding sequence GTGAGCGGCGCCGTCAGCGGACCGGCGCTGTCCACGCTGGGCGTGACGGGGCAGGAGGTCGTGCCGGGCGTGACGGTCGTCACCACGCTGCCCGGCGCGGAGGCGAGCGTCGCTGGCCGCCTGCAGGCGCAGGGAGCCGTCATCCAGCCGGATTACCTCTACGTTCCGCTGGCCGTGCCGAACGACCCTGGCGTGCCCGGCAACGGGGGCGTGACCGTGGGCGGCGCCCGGTACGAGCAGACGTACCTGACGCGCGTGAACGCCCCTCAGGCCTGGACGTTCCTTCAGAGTTGCGGGAAGACGCCCGTCGCCGCCCGCACGGCCGTGCTGGATTCACTCGTGAACGCGGCCCACCCGGACCTGCAGGGTCGCCTCGCGGCGGGACGGTCGTACCTCGCGGGCGGTCCGTCCGACGATGGTGGGCACGGCACCGCCACGACCGGCCTGATTGCCGCCACGACCAACAACGCGCAGGGAATGGCGGGCCTTACCTGGACGGGTACGGTCACGCCCCTGGAGGTCATCGGCGCGAGTGGCGCCAGCACCAGCACGGTCGCGCAGGCCGTCCGGGACGCGGTCAGCGGCGGCGCGCTGGTCATCAACATGAGCCTCGGCATCGCCGTGACCGGCACGACCGACCCTGACCCCGTACTGTCGAAAGCCCTCTCGGACGCCGCGAAGAGTGCCGTTCTGGTCGCCTCGGCGGGCAATACCGCCGGGGACGGCCTGTACTACCCCGCCAGCCACCCGGACGTCATCGCGGTCGGCGCAGCAGGCAGCGGGGACGCACTGGCGTGCTACAGCGCCCGCCCGCTGACCGGTCAGACCACACAGGCCGCGCAGTTCATGATCGCCCCCGGTGGCGCCGGGAACTGCGCCGGCGCGACGAACGCCACACAACTGCTCGTCCTGAACCACAGTGGCGGGTACACCCTGCAGGCCGGCACGAGCTTCGCCGCGCCACTCGTCTCGGGCGCCGCGGCCCTGATGCGCGCCGCGAACCCAGCCCTGAGCGCGCAGGAGACGAAAGCCCGACTGCTGACCAGCGCGCGCCTCACGGCCGACGGCCTGCGTTTCCTTGACGTGAACGCCGCCGTGCGGTCCGCGACCCGCTGA